A stretch of the Streptococcus himalayensis genome encodes the following:
- a CDS encoding DUF6287 domain-containing protein: MKNKVMVSMFTLASVSILLTACGQKTEKQSSSSSSTVEQSAKTSESKASKSKTATKSEMKDSATKASSETAATPTEKMPSASASQEKTEEASSVPTSSESTIDVNALLNGDYSSIAGTWKNAEGNIVTFDASGPVSSSFAGDKKVKREDMKGINVIDGVYVGSYGLLFDDGEAHTSVAWAVNVVPAGVASSYFKVVRDQDAIYMGQGADMDNDPYYRMN, encoded by the coding sequence ATGAAAAATAAAGTAATGGTATCAATGTTTACGTTGGCTTCTGTCTCTATTTTATTGACCGCTTGCGGACAAAAAACAGAGAAGCAAAGCTCTTCTAGCTCATCAACGGTAGAGCAAAGTGCAAAAACAAGTGAGAGTAAAGCAAGTAAGTCAAAAACTGCTACAAAGTCTGAGATGAAAGATTCAGCTACTAAGGCTAGTTCAGAGACCGCAGCAACTCCTACAGAAAAAATGCCAAGTGCTAGTGCGAGCCAAGAAAAGACAGAAGAAGCATCATCAGTTCCAACGTCCTCAGAAAGTACAATAGATGTCAATGCTCTTCTCAATGGAGACTATTCAAGTATTGCAGGAACATGGAAAAATGCTGAAGGAAATATTGTCACCTTTGATGCGAGCGGTCCAGTGTCCTCTAGCTTTGCTGGTGATAAAAAAGTGAAGCGAGAAGACATGAAGGGAATAAATGTGATAGATGGCGTCTATGTTGGTTCTTATGGGCTTTTGTTTGATGATGGTGAGGCTCACACTTCCGTAGCTTGGGCAGTCAATGTGGTTCCAGCTGGTGTTGCAAGTTCTTACTTTAAGGTTGTACGAGATCAAGATGCCATTTATATGGGGCAAGGTGCCGATATGGATAACGATCCATATTACAGAATGAACTGA
- a CDS encoding helix-turn-helix domain-containing protein, whose translation MDKEVFAKRIKNLRVEKGLTKEELCQDEEHLSVRQLTRLETGKSQPTLATLEYLSEAFDVSVAYLLGKEEVSLPQEYQNLKYQFIRTTSYGNPEVWAEMEELLDKLMGYYDNLPEKEQMIIDILQSGFYTYISPNQVFGKEILYRYRNELITEESYTLRHLLVLNLYFLQLDEEDIIQTHFDIDLFYSLSQKLLEMKPNIAQDYLFLLRDVLIMIPCVESLRKEFRYSSQALTMLREIMEETQDFQKKPILLMLEWKYALFAQKDRDTAVGLYRDAKTLAQLFGNPFLVGKLEEEWEQDTGIRSQD comes from the coding sequence ATGGATAAAGAGGTATTTGCAAAACGAATCAAAAACTTACGAGTAGAAAAAGGACTGACTAAGGAAGAACTGTGCCAAGATGAAGAGCACTTATCCGTCCGTCAGTTGACAAGGCTCGAGACAGGCAAATCACAGCCTACTTTAGCCACCTTAGAATACTTGTCTGAAGCCTTTGATGTGAGTGTTGCCTATCTTTTGGGGAAAGAGGAGGTTTCGTTGCCTCAAGAGTATCAAAACCTCAAATATCAATTTATTCGAACTACGAGCTATGGGAATCCTGAAGTTTGGGCAGAAATGGAAGAATTACTGGATAAACTAATGGGATACTATGATAATTTACCTGAGAAAGAACAGATGATAATTGATATTTTACAGTCAGGATTCTATACTTATATCTCTCCAAATCAAGTTTTTGGAAAAGAAATTCTTTATCGTTATCGCAATGAATTAATAACAGAAGAAAGCTATACATTGAGGCATTTATTGGTACTCAATCTATATTTTCTTCAGTTAGATGAGGAAGATATCATTCAAACTCACTTTGATATTGATTTATTTTACAGTTTGTCACAAAAGTTACTGGAAATGAAACCGAATATTGCCCAAGACTATCTATTTTTATTGAGGGATGTACTGATTATGATTCCTTGTGTTGAAAGTTTACGCAAGGAATTTCGGTATTCATCACAGGCCTTGACAATGCTTAGAGAAATCATGGAGGAAACACAGGATTTTCAAAAGAAACCGATTCTCTTAATGCTGGAGTGGAAGTATGCTTTATTTGCCCAGAAAGATCGGGATACAGCTGTAGGACTATATCGAGATGCCAAGACCCTGGCTCAACTATTTGGCAATCCTTTTTTAGTCGGAAAATTAGAAGAAGAGTGGGAACAGGATACTGGTATCCGTTCACAAGACTGA